A single region of the Rhizobium sp. ARZ01 genome encodes:
- a CDS encoding ABC transporter permease codes for MTLLLLISFTFFALKISADPALQILGPDAGTEAVNAFRAKWGLDDPLWQQFLTYFLNVLRLDLGLSYRTNEPALDLVLSRVPATLALMIPTTIAALALGVPMGILAAYERGTGWDRGITLLSIIGFAIPNFLIGVLLIYLFSVKLGWLPPSGIVDWRSYLMPMFTMAIAEAAIFARFTRSAMIEVLEHPMVETALAGGFSKAKVLLAHVLPNAALPLLTITGLFVGSLIGGGVVTENVFSWPGTGRLLVESVGARDFTVVQCTVLLIGMTMIVTNLLVDVCYLWVDPRLRDAKRRSK; via the coding sequence GTGACGCTCCTCCTTCTGATCAGCTTCACATTCTTCGCCCTGAAGATCAGCGCGGACCCCGCGCTGCAAATTCTCGGCCCCGATGCCGGCACGGAGGCCGTGAATGCCTTTCGCGCCAAATGGGGGCTCGATGATCCGCTCTGGCAACAGTTCCTGACCTATTTCCTCAACGTTCTGCGGCTGGATCTCGGCCTTTCCTACCGGACCAATGAGCCAGCCCTGGATCTGGTCTTGTCGCGCGTGCCGGCAACGCTGGCGCTCATGATCCCGACAACCATAGCCGCCTTGGCTCTCGGCGTTCCAATGGGCATTCTGGCCGCTTACGAGCGGGGCACCGGCTGGGATCGCGGAATAACCCTGCTTTCCATCATCGGCTTTGCGATCCCGAATTTTCTTATCGGCGTCCTGCTGATCTATCTGTTTTCGGTCAAGCTTGGTTGGCTCCCCCCTTCGGGAATCGTGGACTGGCGATCCTATCTGATGCCCATGTTCACCATGGCGATCGCCGAAGCCGCGATATTCGCCCGCTTCACCCGCTCGGCGATGATCGAGGTGCTGGAGCATCCGATGGTTGAGACCGCATTGGCTGGCGGGTTTTCGAAGGCAAAAGTCCTGCTCGCGCATGTGCTGCCCAATGCCGCGCTCCCCTTGCTCACGATCACGGGCCTTTTCGTCGGCAGCCTCATCGGCGGAGGCGTGGTGACGGAGAATGTCTTTTCCTGGCCGGGAACCGGAAGATTGCTGGTGGAAAGCGTCGGTGCCCGCGACTTCACGGTCGTGCAGTGCACGGTCCTGCTGATCGGCATGACGATGATCGTCACCAATCTCCTTGTCGATGTCTGTTATCTCTGGGTTGATCCGCGCCTGCGCGATGCGAAGCGGAGGAGTAAATGA
- a CDS encoding metallophosphoesterase: MTKLEFERNEKMTKIIVLSDLHLGPSGSVKFGLDTEERFAKALDDINKLYGDVDMCVFAGDIADEAEPAAYQLFEEMRTRLSMPQFVMLGNHDDRKVYLEHCKAPMLDPNGYVQGVYEIDNTRVVMLDSSEPGHVEGILCPTRLNWLKDQLTIAKDRNQQVVLILHHNPQKLHMPVDRYSLSEPEKLLSVLKASGVPIPLIMAGHCHITAAGSWGGYAVVTISGNQHRVAPFLPGMTGQQACYEGGAQFGIIMCEGEHCTVHFHSYVDRNIELPAAMFPWKKDQWQKTPDFLR, encoded by the coding sequence TTGACCAAGCTTGAGTTCGAAAGGAATGAAAAAATGACAAAAATAATCGTCTTGAGCGACCTTCATCTCGGTCCGTCTGGCAGCGTCAAATTCGGGCTGGATACCGAAGAGCGGTTCGCGAAAGCCCTCGATGATATCAACAAGCTGTATGGCGACGTCGATATGTGCGTCTTCGCGGGCGATATCGCCGATGAAGCGGAGCCGGCCGCATACCAGCTCTTCGAGGAAATGCGCACGCGCCTATCGATGCCGCAGTTTGTCATGCTGGGCAATCACGACGACCGCAAGGTCTATCTCGAGCATTGCAAGGCCCCGATGCTCGATCCCAACGGATACGTGCAGGGCGTATACGAAATCGACAACACGCGCGTCGTGATGCTTGATAGTTCCGAGCCCGGACACGTTGAAGGTATTCTGTGCCCAACGCGCCTGAACTGGCTGAAGGACCAGCTGACGATTGCCAAGGACAGAAACCAGCAGGTGGTCCTGATCCTGCACCACAATCCTCAGAAACTGCACATGCCGGTTGACCGATACAGCCTCTCGGAGCCGGAAAAACTTCTGTCGGTCCTGAAGGCAAGCGGCGTTCCTATCCCGCTCATCATGGCGGGCCATTGCCACATCACCGCGGCGGGAAGCTGGGGCGGTTATGCCGTCGTCACGATCAGTGGCAATCAACATCGTGTCGCTCCGTTCCTCCCCGGCATGACTGGCCAGCAGGCGTGTTACGAAGGGGGTGCGCAGTTCGGGATTATCATGTGCGAGGGGGAGCACTGCACCGTGCATTTCCATAGCTACGTGGATCGCAACATCGAGCTTCCAGCCGCCATGTTCCCGTGGAAGAAAGATCAATGGCAGAAAACCCCTGATTTTCTCCGTTAA
- a CDS encoding ABC transporter permease produces MAAVVEITPTDRNSVLGSIPVLVRLSILFTLALIVCAAFAQWLMPYDVASTNLLNRFAPPVLLGGDWAHPLGTDNLGRDMLSLVLRAIQVSFFIAFIGTIGGAIAGTMLGLIAAWAGGIIDDIIGVLVDFQATMPFLVLALALLAVLPSADMTLFIVIMCIYGWERYTRLARSVALSAKESTFVQALTVTGTPGWRIYLLHILPNAMGVLLVNMSLNFPATILAETSLNFLGIGIQPPDTSLGVLMGLGRNHIYNAPWLALIPGLIILLATLSVSLIGDWLRDKIDQA; encoded by the coding sequence ATGGCTGCTGTCGTGGAAATCACGCCGACCGACCGGAATTCCGTTCTGGGTTCCATACCCGTGCTGGTCAGGCTCTCCATCCTGTTCACTCTAGCGCTCATCGTCTGCGCGGCATTCGCCCAATGGCTCATGCCATATGACGTGGCGAGCACGAACCTGCTGAATCGCTTCGCCCCGCCGGTCCTGCTCGGGGGAGATTGGGCGCATCCCCTCGGCACCGACAACTTGGGACGGGATATGCTGTCGCTGGTGCTGCGGGCCATCCAGGTCAGTTTTTTCATCGCTTTCATCGGGACCATCGGCGGCGCCATAGCCGGCACCATGCTGGGCCTGATCGCGGCCTGGGCCGGCGGCATCATTGACGATATCATCGGCGTGCTGGTCGACTTCCAGGCGACGATGCCGTTTCTGGTGTTGGCGCTGGCCCTTCTGGCGGTGCTCCCCAGCGCCGACATGACGCTCTTCATCGTTATCATGTGCATCTACGGCTGGGAGCGCTACACGCGCCTGGCGCGCTCGGTGGCCCTGTCAGCCAAGGAATCGACCTTCGTTCAGGCGCTGACCGTCACGGGAACGCCGGGCTGGCGGATCTATCTGCTGCACATACTGCCAAACGCGATGGGTGTTCTGCTCGTCAACATGTCACTGAATTTCCCTGCGACCATTCTGGCCGAAACGTCGCTCAACTTCCTCGGGATTGGCATTCAGCCGCCGGACACCAGTCTCGGCGTTCTGATGGGCCTTGGCCGAAATCATATCTACAACGCGCCCTGGCTTGCTCTGATCCCGGGCCTCATCATTCTGCTTGCCACCTTGTCGGTGTCTCTCATCGGAGACTGGTTACGCGACAAGATTGACCAAGCTTGA